A stretch of Thermostichus vulcanus str. 'Rupite' DNA encodes these proteins:
- a CDS encoding NAD(P)/FAD-dependent oxidoreductase, which yields MGRQRPPRLPPRKMTGSLPTVILAGCGYGAIDALRALKGQARVIAINPYPYIVNSGMSTRLLSGRFSLDLVRIPLLEHIHTNGAEYVQGRVTQIQPEVQTLTVQTELGRRRLAYDYLLVNVGRELRTIAGIHHAFTIRPAEQLLAAQTWIRDCWRRAAQGDPTPGLLTFVVAGGGCTGTELMGELYDLCQEMSATTGIPLTQARWVLINRNRYLATGIAVEKEGQNNRFSRCIETGIRRLGVEIWAECQVKAFGPEQVWLEDGRELLAQTRLWAGGLQVPQWLSECGLPVGPEGSLIVDECLRVKGSERILAMGDCADFAWGSQTRRLPKIGVYAVRQGPIAAQNLLRLIRGQPLIPYRPQATAFVCVTVGNRIAVAKKGWFIWRGYWATVLKNLFDWLYMRNLKPVRWREFFY from the coding sequence ATGGGCCGCCAGCGACCCCCAAGACTACCCCCTAGAAAAATGACGGGATCCCTGCCCACGGTGATCTTGGCCGGATGTGGTTACGGGGCCATCGATGCTTTGCGGGCCCTCAAAGGTCAAGCACGGGTGATTGCCATCAATCCCTACCCTTATATTGTCAATTCCGGCATGTCCACGCGGCTTTTGAGTGGCCGGTTCTCTCTGGACTTGGTGCGGATCCCGCTGTTGGAGCATATTCACACCAATGGGGCAGAGTATGTTCAGGGGCGGGTGACCCAGATCCAGCCCGAGGTGCAAACCCTCACGGTTCAAACGGAACTGGGCCGACGAAGGCTTGCCTATGACTACCTCCTGGTGAATGTGGGCCGGGAGCTGCGCACAATCGCGGGGATCCACCACGCTTTTACCATTCGTCCTGCCGAACAACTGCTGGCAGCTCAAACCTGGATCCGGGACTGTTGGCGCCGGGCAGCACAGGGGGATCCGACGCCGGGGTTGCTCACATTTGTTGTTGCGGGGGGAGGCTGCACCGGTACCGAGCTGATGGGAGAACTGTACGATCTCTGCCAAGAGATGAGCGCCACAACCGGGATCCCGCTCACTCAGGCCAGATGGGTGTTGATCAACCGCAACCGATATCTTGCCACCGGCATTGCGGTTGAAAAAGAGGGTCAAAACAACCGCTTCAGTCGCTGCATCGAAACCGGGATCCGCCGTTTGGGGGTGGAAATCTGGGCGGAATGCCAGGTGAAAGCCTTTGGGCCGGAGCAGGTGTGGTTAGAGGATGGCCGTGAACTGTTGGCGCAAACTCGCCTGTGGGCCGGGGGATTACAAGTGCCGCAGTGGCTGTCGGAATGTGGATTGCCGGTGGGGCCAGAGGGATCCCTGATCGTGGATGAATGTTTGCGGGTAAAAGGCTCAGAACGGATCTTGGCCATGGGGGACTGTGCCGATTTTGCCTGGGGATCCCAAACTCGACGCTTGCCCAAGATAGGGGTGTATGCGGTGCGCCAAGGGCCGATTGCCGCCCAGAACCTGCTGCGGCTGATTCGGGGCCAACCCCTCATTCCCTACCGTCCGCAAGCCACCGCTTTTGTCTGTGTGACCGTGGGCAATCGCATTGCTGTTGCCAAAAAGGGGTGGTTCATCTGGCGGGGGTACTGGGCCACCGTTCTGAAAAACCTGTTTGACTGGCTCTACATGCGCAACCTCAAGCCCGTGCGCTGGCGGGAGTTTTTCTACTAG
- a CDS encoding sulfurtransferase, translating into MMRTLSRLLLTSGILGLMWAGDTWVRIFSVPVPGWFSAAAQAESMAQLQEWVVSPETASELIQQGATLLDARDAELHPQGFLKGSVLAPWREFSQQEAPHNGKLLTDDALLTEKLQALGVFQNRPVVVVGDSVQGWGEDGRIVWMLRSLGHSQAVMVDGGYGALVTLGIPTTTTLTAPQRGDFEVQRTDLWTIDRDTLQASLGSDSVVIIDSREAKEYEGATPYGEARGGHIPGAVHLHYKELMDAQGSLLPPEEIRARLQKAGVNPEAEIISYCTAGIRSAWLTTVLANLGLRAKNYPGSIYEWAASDPQDYPLEK; encoded by the coding sequence ATGATGCGCACCCTATCCCGCTTGCTGCTCACCTCAGGGATCCTTGGATTGATGTGGGCAGGGGATACCTGGGTGCGGATCTTTTCTGTTCCCGTTCCTGGTTGGTTTTCTGCTGCTGCTCAGGCTGAATCTATGGCGCAACTTCAGGAATGGGTGGTTAGTCCCGAAACCGCCAGCGAACTGATCCAGCAGGGAGCGACCCTCCTCGATGCCCGAGACGCGGAGTTGCACCCACAGGGGTTCCTCAAGGGATCCGTTCTTGCCCCTTGGAGGGAATTCTCGCAACAGGAAGCGCCCCACAACGGCAAACTTTTGACAGATGATGCCCTTCTGACGGAGAAATTGCAGGCACTGGGGGTGTTTCAGAATCGCCCAGTAGTGGTGGTGGGGGACTCGGTTCAAGGTTGGGGAGAAGATGGGCGGATTGTTTGGATGTTGCGCAGCCTCGGTCATTCCCAGGCGGTGATGGTGGATGGGGGCTATGGGGCCTTGGTGACGTTAGGGATCCCGACCACGACAACCTTGACCGCGCCACAACGGGGTGACTTTGAGGTACAACGCACTGACCTCTGGACCATTGATCGCGATACCCTACAGGCCAGCCTCGGATCCGATAGCGTGGTGATCATTGATAGCCGTGAAGCCAAAGAATATGAGGGGGCTACTCCCTATGGAGAAGCGCGCGGCGGGCATATTCCCGGTGCGGTTCACCTTCATTACAAAGAGCTGATGGATGCCCAGGGATCCCTCTTGCCACCTGAGGAAATTCGCGCCCGCTTGCAAAAGGCAGGGGTTAATCCAGAGGCCGAGATCATCTCCTACTGCACAGCCGGGATCCGCTCGGCTTGGTTGACCACCGTTTTGGCGAACTTGGGCTTGCGGGCGAAGAATTATCCGGGATCCATCTACGAATGGGCCGCCAGCGACCCCCAAGACTACCCCCTAGAAAAATGA
- a CDS encoding Rpn family recombination-promoting nuclease/putative transposase has translation MAYDNVCKYLVELFPEQFAQWLLGSPLSLTQLDPTELSAEPIRADSVILLSDFDQILHLEFQTDPDPQLPFRMADYRLRLYRKYPQRRVQQLVVYLRRSGSSWVFETEFRADELRHRFGVLRLWEQDPASLLALPGLLPFVLLTQMDQAPEIMLRQVAGQLQQIEDPRIKGDLKASTAVLAGLVLDKEVIRQILEEIDMRESVIYQEWRAEALKEGRQEGLQQGLQQGLQQGELQLTLRQLERKFGSLSSELEARIRALPLDQLENLAVALLDFTSEADLLAWFQNPT, from the coding sequence ATGGCCTACGACAACGTCTGTAAATATCTGGTGGAGCTTTTCCCTGAACAATTTGCTCAGTGGCTGCTCGGATCCCCTCTTTCTCTGACGCAATTGGATCCAACTGAATTGTCAGCAGAGCCTATTCGAGCGGATTCGGTGATACTGCTCAGTGACTTTGACCAGATTCTTCATCTGGAGTTTCAGACAGATCCAGATCCTCAATTGCCCTTTCGAATGGCAGATTATCGTCTGCGTCTTTATCGCAAATATCCACAGCGGCGGGTGCAACAGCTTGTGGTTTATTTGCGCCGCAGCGGATCCTCATGGGTATTTGAGACAGAGTTTCGTGCTGATGAGCTAAGGCACCGATTTGGGGTGCTGCGATTGTGGGAACAGGATCCCGCTTCATTGCTGGCTCTACCCGGACTTTTGCCATTTGTCCTGTTGACCCAAATGGATCAAGCTCCAGAGATCATGCTCAGACAGGTGGCTGGGCAACTTCAGCAGATAGAGGATCCCCGGATCAAGGGAGATCTGAAAGCGTCAACAGCAGTCTTGGCGGGGCTAGTATTGGACAAAGAGGTCATCAGGCAAATCCTAGAGGAGATCGATATGCGGGAATCAGTGATCTATCAAGAGTGGCGAGCCGAAGCTCTCAAAGAAGGGCGCCAGGAAGGATTGCAACAGGGATTGCAACAGGGATTGCAACAGGGAGAACTTCAACTAACCCTGCGTCAGCTGGAACGTAAGTTCGGATCCCTATCTTCTGAGCTGGAGGCTCGGATCCGCGCCTTGCCGCTGGATCAGCTGGAAAACTTGGCCGTGGCTCTGCTGGACTTTACTTCTGAAGCGGATTTGCTGGCTTGGTTTCAGAATCCGACTTAA
- a CDS encoding FkbM family methyltransferase: MPFPISEILGKDMPFIKIVDVGAMFLGGDNFDKLVQEGHAQVIGFEPQKEECEKLNARALTEAPSADKVKRTYLPYYIGDGSRRKFYLTNVGYTSSLYKPDEEVLKHFEGLSDVCQVIRTEEVQTTRLDDIPELGEVDFLKIDVQGAELDVIRGASKTLKNITVIQTEVEYIPIYKNQALFSDVDVALREHGFWLHGMTGNSGACLKPFSARSYRPYTQVLWCDYVYAKNFMQLESLTPRQRLVMAVILHEIFLSYDLTAFILNVHDQLMQTRFKDFYLAKMFAALQGS; encoded by the coding sequence ATGCCTTTCCCAATCAGTGAGATCCTTGGTAAGGATATGCCCTTCATCAAAATTGTGGATGTAGGGGCTATGTTCTTAGGTGGAGATAACTTCGATAAACTCGTTCAGGAGGGACATGCCCAGGTTATTGGATTTGAACCACAAAAAGAGGAATGTGAAAAGTTGAATGCTAGGGCGCTAACTGAAGCTCCAAGTGCAGATAAAGTTAAGCGAACTTATCTCCCCTACTACATTGGTGATGGCTCTCGACGGAAGTTTTACTTGACCAACGTCGGGTACACCTCCTCTCTCTATAAGCCAGACGAGGAAGTATTAAAACACTTTGAGGGATTGTCAGATGTCTGCCAGGTCATACGAACCGAAGAGGTACAAACAACTCGCTTGGACGATATTCCTGAATTAGGGGAAGTTGATTTCCTCAAAATTGATGTTCAAGGTGCTGAACTAGATGTTATTCGAGGCGCAAGCAAAACCCTAAAAAATATTACGGTTATCCAAACAGAGGTCGAATATATTCCAATCTATAAAAATCAAGCTCTTTTTAGTGATGTAGATGTTGCCCTTCGAGAACATGGCTTCTGGTTACATGGCATGACCGGAAACTCTGGGGCTTGCCTCAAGCCCTTTTCTGCCCGTTCCTATCGCCCCTATACCCAAGTTCTCTGGTGCGATTACGTCTATGCTAAGAACTTTATGCAGTTGGAGAGTTTGACACCGCGCCAACGTCTGGTAATGGCTGTCATCCTACACGAAATCTTCCTGTCGTATGATCTCACTGCATTCATTCTCAACGTTCACGATCAGCTCATGCAAACGCGATTCAAAGACTTTTACCTGGCAAAAATGTTTGCAGCCCTGCAAGGTTCATAA
- a CDS encoding response regulator, whose protein sequence is MSQQVLLVEDDANLCYILSLLLEREDTEFVAVASARNAIRHCQTSRPDLIILDLELAGDEGFALLDWLDKNPPAKPIPILIYTARDVEYRERVRLQSQFTQVFTKGRISPAEFQERVHQLLAKAS, encoded by the coding sequence ATGTCACAGCAGGTTTTGCTCGTTGAGGATGATGCCAATCTCTGCTACATCCTGAGTTTGCTGTTGGAGCGGGAGGATACCGAGTTCGTGGCGGTTGCTTCTGCCCGCAATGCGATTCGCCATTGCCAAACCTCTCGGCCGGATCTGATTATTCTGGATTTGGAACTGGCTGGAGATGAGGGATTTGCCCTCCTGGATTGGTTGGATAAAAATCCTCCTGCCAAACCGATTCCCATCCTGATCTATACCGCCCGCGATGTGGAATATCGGGAGCGTGTCCGCCTACAATCCCAGTTCACCCAGGTCTTCACCAAGGGACGCATCAGTCCAGCGGAGTTCCAAGAACGGGTACACCAACTGCTAGCCAAAGCCTCATGA
- a CDS encoding cob(I)yrinic acid a,c-diamide adenosyltransferase, with product MPSSKDAVSITRAKRSAEQASSPERSAKLIPQGSLQLYTHPSRGTFTPVMAQALRLAGQGTQVLIVQFLKGGINQGPENRLLLGSSLEWARCRLHRCIDTPQLDPEERVALDELWHFTQAAVGSGRYDLVVLDELSLAMKLGLIPEEEVLALIDQRPISMDMVITGPEMPDSLLERADLITQLRQRLRALEPTSSVSPSFSG from the coding sequence ATGCCCTCCTCCAAAGATGCCGTTTCGATTACCCGTGCCAAACGATCTGCAGAGCAGGCCAGCTCGCCCGAGCGATCTGCCAAGTTGATTCCTCAGGGATCCCTGCAGCTTTACACCCACCCCAGTCGGGGCACCTTTACTCCCGTCATGGCTCAAGCCTTGCGATTGGCAGGTCAGGGAACCCAGGTGCTGATCGTGCAATTTCTCAAGGGTGGAATTAACCAGGGGCCAGAGAATCGTCTTTTGCTGGGTAGCTCATTGGAGTGGGCGCGCTGTCGGCTCCACCGCTGTATTGATACCCCCCAGTTGGATCCCGAGGAACGGGTGGCTCTGGATGAGCTGTGGCACTTTACCCAAGCGGCTGTGGGCAGTGGCCGTTATGACTTGGTGGTGTTGGATGAGCTGAGCTTGGCCATGAAGCTGGGCCTGATCCCGGAGGAGGAGGTGCTGGCTCTGATCGATCAGCGGCCCATTTCCATGGATATGGTGATCACCGGCCCGGAGATGCCCGATTCACTGCTGGAACGGGCAGATTTAATCACCCAGTTACGCCAACGCTTACGTGCCTTAGAGCCGACGTCTTCTGTCAGCCCTTCCTTTTCAGGTTGA
- a CDS encoding FkbM family methyltransferase has protein sequence MCTTPDEYNELGLSHHLRALQAQTSRERRAAWALALASWRQGLDLDPTHLPCQLNRLHALLALGSFHTVIQEGKDLLSKLLTERYLEDPTLGLSGLETKLVWDPTKLADTTASHSAGGKPSGRIKKTVAKSQLDLRERYLHALARWLAHHSGVAYRPEALPYWRLAAAIDPEDLEAQMVVAMNAVAQAQPEGPFLLQRIASRYPNQRERAIQALKLALNHYVQQEQSPIVEPDSEAEATPQEEGKGSSSKEKLEIWIQYEGYKFNLEPNLRSIVTFVLLTQDRWFESEIELCRQILKPGMNAIDVGANVGVYTFLFARCVGKSGKVYAIEPTPGCLECLRATTTQNKLDKSVQVIEAAVGEEPGEVYLVEEGASVFNRIVTDPMSVVEETKPVQQITLDELWISEGNPTIDLLKVDAEGAEVPVLKGGRKMIEACTPVIMFENQHAGQTTGLESARVLAEFGYLIYVYNPLLKDLSPIQASVQPPSTLNLTAVHPNRFPLLSEAGLI, from the coding sequence ATGTGTACTACTCCCGATGAATATAATGAGCTGGGATTGTCACATCACCTGCGGGCCCTACAAGCTCAAACATCTCGGGAACGCCGCGCGGCCTGGGCTCTAGCTCTTGCTTCTTGGCGTCAAGGGCTGGATCTTGATCCGACTCATCTTCCTTGCCAACTAAATCGTCTTCATGCATTACTTGCTCTAGGAAGCTTTCATACCGTTATTCAAGAAGGGAAAGATCTTCTCTCTAAATTGCTAACTGAACGCTACCTCGAGGATCCCACTCTGGGATTATCTGGCTTGGAAACCAAGCTAGTCTGGGATCCCACAAAACTGGCTGATACTACAGCAAGCCATAGCGCGGGCGGAAAACCATCAGGGCGAATCAAAAAAACAGTTGCCAAATCACAACTGGATCTCAGAGAGCGGTATCTACATGCTTTAGCCCGCTGGTTAGCTCACCACAGTGGAGTTGCTTATCGGCCTGAAGCTTTGCCCTACTGGCGGCTGGCAGCAGCGATTGATCCTGAGGATCTAGAGGCGCAAATGGTTGTAGCCATGAATGCAGTTGCTCAAGCACAACCAGAGGGCCCTTTCCTACTGCAAAGAATTGCCAGTCGTTACCCGAACCAGAGAGAGAGAGCCATTCAAGCTCTCAAGCTTGCCCTTAATCACTACGTTCAGCAGGAGCAATCCCCCATAGTAGAACCCGATTCAGAGGCAGAAGCAACACCTCAAGAAGAAGGCAAGGGTTCTAGCTCGAAAGAAAAACTTGAAATATGGATCCAGTATGAAGGATACAAGTTCAACCTAGAACCTAATCTGAGAAGCATTGTAACTTTTGTCCTCCTGACTCAAGATCGCTGGTTTGAAAGTGAAATTGAGCTGTGCAGGCAAATACTCAAGCCTGGCATGAATGCTATTGATGTAGGCGCCAATGTTGGTGTCTATACATTTTTGTTTGCTCGTTGTGTGGGTAAGTCCGGAAAAGTCTACGCCATCGAACCAACACCGGGATGTCTGGAATGTTTGCGGGCTACAACCACTCAAAATAAACTGGACAAGTCCGTACAGGTTATCGAGGCAGCCGTAGGAGAAGAACCCGGCGAAGTTTACCTTGTCGAGGAAGGCGCAAGTGTCTTCAATCGCATCGTTACCGATCCGATGTCGGTAGTGGAAGAAACAAAACCTGTTCAGCAGATCACCCTTGATGAACTGTGGATCTCAGAGGGGAATCCAACCATTGACCTCCTCAAGGTTGATGCAGAAGGGGCAGAGGTTCCTGTCTTGAAGGGCGGGAGAAAAATGATCGAGGCATGTACCCCGGTAATCATGTTTGAGAATCAGCATGCTGGTCAAACAACCGGACTTGAGTCGGCTAGAGTTCTTGCTGAGTTTGGCTACCTCATTTATGTGTATAATCCCCTTCTCAAAGATCTCAGCCCAATTCAGGCTTCTGTTCAGCCTCCTAGTACGTTAAACTTAACCGCTGTACATCCAAATCGATTTCCACTTCTGAGCGAAGCCGGTTTAATCTGA
- a CDS encoding tetratricopeptide repeat protein, which produces MTPDTFAATFQAATQWHQSGELQQAEAAYRQVLSLKPDQPDVLHLLGILYYQTGHLEEAVALISQAIQINPKQAAFHSNLGAVFQALGKLEEAISQYTHAAALQPDHLQALFNLGLCHFQLGQYDQAEHYYQQALALQPQDPHILTDLAHIYRQRGWFSTAIEHLELALQAEFTPDRARQLADLYRDSEQFESAIALYQQLIQQNPEQAALYNGLGLTLAQQGNLEEAVVAFRKALTLDPFLVEAHLNLGTALLDQEEPTAAIEAYQAALALQPDRPRTYFNLATAFRKLKEPERALDYYHVAIGLQPSYAEAYRGLAGFLSDREFRKTFPTGMLDSMSHLTRALGWRPDYAEAYFESGCLLLDQMQFKAAISLFEAALEHKPDFALAYNNMGIAYRHLNEPEKEEIQYRQALVHDPELGEAYSNLGLMLQNQRRHAEAVPVLQEAIRLKPDFLDAHRALGSAYKDLNRLAESVESFERALEINPEDPSTYAGLAGTLLQQCRHDEAIKAYRKSAKLAPGVIAFHGNILMGLHYAPDFDPDETYREHKKWGDAYQASVAQYRRPYHRDRDMKRPLNIGYISGDFKLHSVSLFFEHVYNHHDHEQFKIHCYSNGPTSDAVTERMREKADVWHDISKTSSDFEVATLIHEDKIDILVDLAGHTGYNRLNVLALKPAPIQATYLGYPDTTGLSLVDYRITDAYADPPGMTERYHTEKLIRLPKSFLCYNPIDAFPPVSELPALATGYITFGCCNNATKITPNVVEVWAEILKRLPTARLLLKNMRYTDRSVCEIFWERFERCGVERERVHLVGDRQGFLEHFQVYSEVDIGLDPFPYNGTTTTCETLWGGVPVVVLAGNAHVCRVGVSILTNVGLPELIGQTREEYVEIAVRLAEDLPRLRDLRHNLRSMMEASPLRDPQAHARALERAYRQMWKALVVSGQ; this is translated from the coding sequence GTGACACCCGATACCTTTGCGGCAACCTTTCAAGCGGCAACCCAGTGGCATCAGTCTGGAGAACTGCAGCAGGCAGAGGCGGCCTATCGTCAGGTGCTCAGCCTAAAGCCCGACCAACCGGATGTACTGCACCTTCTGGGCATTCTTTACTATCAAACGGGTCATCTTGAGGAGGCGGTGGCTTTAATTTCTCAAGCCATCCAGATCAACCCTAAACAGGCTGCTTTTCACAGCAACCTTGGGGCAGTATTCCAGGCCCTGGGCAAGTTAGAAGAGGCCATTAGCCAGTACACGCACGCGGCTGCCCTCCAACCTGACCATTTGCAGGCTCTATTTAACCTTGGCCTTTGTCATTTTCAACTGGGCCAGTACGACCAAGCCGAGCACTACTATCAGCAGGCGCTGGCCCTTCAGCCACAGGATCCACATATCTTGACCGATCTAGCTCATATTTATCGACAGAGGGGATGGTTCTCGACGGCTATTGAACACCTGGAATTGGCTTTGCAAGCTGAATTCACACCCGATCGGGCTCGACAGTTGGCGGATCTATACCGGGATTCAGAGCAGTTTGAATCAGCGATTGCCCTGTATCAGCAGTTAATTCAACAAAACCCTGAACAGGCAGCCTTGTACAACGGCTTGGGGTTGACCCTGGCACAGCAGGGGAACCTAGAAGAGGCAGTTGTTGCCTTTCGAAAGGCGCTAACACTGGATCCGTTTCTGGTGGAAGCTCACCTAAACCTGGGTACGGCCCTACTGGATCAAGAAGAACCGACCGCAGCGATAGAAGCTTATCAAGCGGCTTTAGCTCTCCAACCAGATCGCCCGCGGACTTACTTTAACCTGGCTACAGCCTTTCGCAAGCTGAAGGAACCGGAACGAGCACTTGATTATTACCATGTGGCGATTGGTTTACAACCAAGCTACGCCGAGGCCTATCGGGGTTTGGCTGGGTTCTTGTCCGACCGCGAGTTCCGGAAAACCTTTCCGACTGGCATGTTGGATAGCATGTCTCACCTGACCCGTGCCTTGGGCTGGCGGCCAGATTATGCAGAAGCCTACTTTGAGTCAGGCTGTTTGTTGTTAGACCAAATGCAGTTTAAGGCGGCAATTTCCTTATTTGAGGCTGCTCTGGAGCACAAGCCGGACTTTGCCCTAGCTTACAACAATATGGGCATCGCCTATCGTCACTTGAATGAACCGGAGAAGGAGGAGATTCAATACCGCCAAGCTTTGGTCCATGATCCGGAGCTGGGGGAAGCCTACAGCAATCTGGGGTTAATGCTACAAAACCAAAGGCGGCATGCTGAGGCTGTGCCTGTTTTACAGGAAGCCATTCGCCTTAAGCCAGACTTTTTGGATGCTCATCGGGCACTGGGTTCTGCCTACAAAGATTTGAACCGTTTGGCAGAGTCTGTGGAGTCTTTTGAGCGAGCTTTAGAGATTAACCCGGAGGATCCTTCTACTTACGCTGGGCTGGCAGGTACGCTCCTACAACAATGTCGGCATGATGAAGCCATCAAAGCCTATCGCAAATCGGCCAAGCTGGCTCCGGGGGTGATTGCTTTCCACGGCAACATCCTGATGGGCTTACACTATGCTCCTGATTTTGACCCCGATGAAACTTACCGGGAGCATAAAAAATGGGGCGATGCCTATCAAGCTTCGGTAGCTCAGTACCGCCGACCCTATCATCGGGATCGAGATATGAAGCGCCCGTTGAACATCGGCTATATCTCAGGTGACTTCAAATTGCACTCGGTTAGCTTATTTTTCGAGCATGTCTATAACCATCATGATCACGAGCAATTTAAGATTCACTGTTATTCGAATGGGCCAACTTCTGATGCCGTAACAGAACGGATGAGGGAAAAAGCGGATGTTTGGCATGATATTTCTAAAACATCCTCAGATTTCGAGGTGGCGACTTTAATTCATGAAGACAAGATCGATATTTTGGTAGACTTGGCGGGACATACAGGTTACAACCGACTCAATGTGCTGGCCTTAAAACCGGCTCCTATTCAAGCGACTTATCTGGGATATCCAGACACAACGGGTTTGAGTCTGGTGGATTATCGAATTACGGATGCTTATGCAGATCCGCCCGGTATGACCGAGAGATATCACACGGAAAAGTTAATTCGGCTGCCCAAGAGCTTCTTATGCTACAACCCCATTGATGCTTTTCCGCCAGTATCGGAACTGCCTGCTTTGGCAACAGGCTACATTACCTTTGGCTGCTGCAACAATGCCACTAAAATTACCCCCAATGTGGTGGAGGTATGGGCGGAAATTTTGAAGCGGTTGCCCACCGCTCGGCTGTTGCTGAAAAATATGCGCTACACCGACCGCAGTGTGTGTGAGATTTTCTGGGAACGTTTCGAGCGCTGCGGAGTTGAGCGGGAACGGGTGCATTTGGTAGGTGATCGGCAAGGGTTTCTCGAACATTTCCAGGTTTATAGCGAAGTTGATATTGGCTTAGATCCGTTCCCCTACAACGGCACTACGACTACCTGTGAAACCTTGTGGGGAGGGGTACCGGTGGTTGTTCTGGCTGGGAACGCCCATGTGTGCCGAGTGGGTGTTTCTATCCTCACCAATGTCGGGCTTCCGGAGCTGATTGGGCAAACTCGTGAAGAATATGTAGAAATAGCTGTGCGTCTGGCGGAAGATCTCCCTCGGTTGCGAGACCTGCGGCACAATTTGCGCTCCATGATGGAGGCATCGCCGCTACGGGATCCACAGGCTCACGCACGTGCTCTGGAACGGGCCTATCGGCAAATGTGGAAAGCCCTTGTGGTTAGCGGTCAGTAG
- a CDS encoding response regulator produces MTHRLLIIDDEPDIWEMTQLILENLAGWQVLTAGSGPEGIQKAAQEQPEAILLDVMMPDMDGPTTLARLRALPETQGIPVIFLSAKVKNAQDSSFAHLGANGIISKPFNAATLASEIAALVGWDP; encoded by the coding sequence ATGACCCATCGCCTCTTGATTATTGATGACGAACCCGATATCTGGGAGATGACCCAGCTGATCCTAGAAAACTTGGCCGGCTGGCAGGTCTTAACAGCGGGATCCGGCCCAGAAGGGATCCAGAAAGCAGCCCAAGAGCAACCGGAAGCAATCCTGCTGGATGTGATGATGCCAGACATGGACGGCCCAACCACTTTAGCCCGTCTGCGAGCCTTGCCGGAAACCCAAGGGATCCCGGTCATTTTCCTCTCGGCCAAGGTTAAGAATGCTCAGGATAGCTCCTTTGCACATTTGGGAGCGAATGGGATCATCAGCAAACCCTTTAATGCCGCCACCTTAGCTTCGGAAATCGCTGCCTTGGTGGGCTGGGATCCCTAA
- the sufU gene encoding Fe-S cluster assembly sulfur transfer protein SufU codes for MPLDNLRGLYQQVILERYKKPHNRGKVDPVHRYQRGHNPSCGDTIDLTLQLDPAQERIADVKFEGEGCAIALASADLMADALRGRTIPEAMQLIERFQAMMRGGEEFPREQRALNAMKGVAQFPVRIKCANLAWHTLKHALESAEPNAAAFVSNESTD; via the coding sequence ATGCCTCTAGATAACCTGCGCGGACTCTATCAGCAAGTCATTCTGGAGCGATACAAAAAGCCCCACAACCGTGGCAAAGTGGATCCCGTTCATCGTTACCAACGGGGGCACAATCCCTCCTGCGGCGATACTATCGATCTCACCCTGCAACTGGATCCGGCCCAAGAGCGAATTGCAGATGTGAAATTTGAGGGGGAAGGCTGTGCCATAGCTCTTGCTTCAGCAGATTTGATGGCGGATGCTCTACGAGGGCGAACCATACCGGAGGCGATGCAGTTAATCGAGCGATTTCAAGCCATGATGCGGGGGGGGGAAGAGTTTCCCCGAGAACAACGGGCCCTGAATGCCATGAAAGGGGTAGCCCAGTTTCCGGTTCGAATTAAGTGTGCCAACCTGGCCTGGCATACCCTGAAACACGCATTGGAATCAGCCGAACCAAATGCAGCCGCCTTTGTGAGCAACGAAAGCACCGACTAA